From one Conexibacter woesei Iso977N genomic stretch:
- a CDS encoding ROK family protein, translated as MAQRFIGVDVGGTKVSVAVLEGNRLSEPVLQPTELTSSDKLVEQLVTAISDAGPADAVGIGVPSVIDFATGTARHSVNVPLQDVPLRRILTERLKMPVFVDNDATVAALAEAHDDDLHQVAQSLVLLTIGTGVGGGIVIGGRIYRGATGGAAELGHTLVGADLAAGAPPHSDQNPQPGSLERLSAGRALDALGRERGFPDGPAVVTAARAGDASALEAIHILGERLGVGIANAINTFDPEQVVIGGGVSAAGELLLEPARAVARRFVLPGVGTRTEIRLARFGPKAGVRGAALLAGQEVLNS; from the coding sequence ATGGCGCAGCGTTTCATCGGGGTCGATGTCGGCGGGACCAAGGTCTCCGTCGCGGTGCTCGAGGGCAACCGGCTCTCCGAGCCGGTCCTGCAACCCACCGAGCTGACCAGCAGCGACAAGTTGGTCGAGCAGCTCGTGACCGCGATCAGCGACGCCGGCCCGGCCGACGCGGTCGGCATCGGCGTCCCCTCGGTGATCGACTTCGCGACCGGCACCGCGCGCCATTCGGTCAACGTCCCCTTGCAGGACGTGCCGCTGCGGCGGATCCTGACCGAGCGCTTGAAGATGCCCGTGTTCGTGGACAACGACGCGACCGTCGCCGCGCTCGCCGAGGCGCACGACGACGACCTGCACCAGGTCGCGCAGTCGCTCGTCCTGCTGACGATCGGGACCGGCGTCGGCGGCGGGATCGTCATCGGCGGGCGCATCTACCGCGGCGCGACCGGCGGCGCCGCCGAGCTCGGGCACACGCTGGTCGGCGCCGACCTCGCCGCGGGCGCGCCGCCGCACTCCGACCAGAACCCGCAGCCCGGGTCGCTGGAGCGCCTCTCGGCCGGCCGCGCGCTCGACGCGCTGGGCCGCGAGCGCGGGTTCCCCGACGGACCGGCCGTGGTGACCGCGGCCCGCGCCGGGGATGCCTCTGCGCTGGAGGCCATCCACATCCTCGGCGAACGGCTCGGCGTCGGCATCGCGAACGCCATCAACACCTTCGACCCCGAGCAGGTCGTCATCGGGGGCGGCGTCAGCGCGGCCGGAGAGCTGCTGCTGGAGCCGGCGCGAGCGGTCGCCCGGCGCTTCGTGCTTCCTGGCGTGGGTACCCGGACGGAGATCCGGCTCGCGCGCTTCGGCCCCAAGGCCGGCGTGCGCGGAGCAGCCCTGTTGGCTGGTCAGGAAGTGCTCAACTCGTGA
- a CDS encoding glucose-6-phosphate dehydrogenase assembly protein OpcA: protein MATVDTVWRARDTNPGEIDAALRSALSQVHRENAGYVPARVLNLVTIVDKQYSGEIANRLRRVGRYHPSRTIVCSVDPRRTTLDAVATISAPSEVGEGNIGLLRETVVVECGTRHLKHLDRIVDPLVVTDLLTCVWAPHGHAEAVDSLLDMSQIVLTDGVDEPEPVDALHRAQQLSKKVYVVDLAWLRSTPWRERIAATFDPPTVRPELRTISAITIRHHPDSAVAALLLVGWLASRLGWSCSPLMSGRGGIIEGNVHARRQDVRVRLEPDPRLQVRGLAGLTLSTASGRTYSLDRGPGGLRAHFENRRGEQRDWTILGASRGEAGILGEGIRQALLRDQTYKPALEAAARLLP, encoded by the coding sequence GTGGCGACGGTCGACACCGTCTGGCGGGCGCGCGACACCAACCCGGGTGAGATCGACGCGGCATTGCGGTCCGCGCTCTCCCAGGTCCATCGCGAGAACGCGGGCTACGTCCCGGCGCGCGTCCTGAACCTGGTGACGATCGTCGACAAGCAGTACAGCGGTGAGATCGCCAACCGGCTGCGGCGCGTGGGCCGGTACCACCCGTCGCGCACGATCGTGTGCTCGGTCGACCCGCGCCGGACGACGCTGGACGCCGTGGCGACGATCTCGGCGCCGTCCGAGGTGGGCGAGGGCAACATCGGGTTGCTGCGCGAGACGGTCGTCGTGGAGTGCGGGACGCGGCACCTGAAGCACCTGGACCGGATCGTGGATCCGCTGGTGGTGACCGACCTGCTGACCTGCGTCTGGGCGCCGCACGGGCACGCCGAGGCGGTCGACTCGTTGTTGGACATGTCGCAGATCGTGCTGACCGACGGCGTCGACGAGCCCGAGCCCGTCGATGCGCTGCACCGCGCGCAGCAGCTGTCGAAGAAGGTCTACGTGGTCGACCTCGCGTGGCTGCGCTCGACGCCGTGGCGCGAGCGCATCGCCGCCACGTTCGATCCCCCGACGGTCCGGCCCGAGCTGAGGACGATCTCGGCGATCACGATCCGCCACCACCCCGACAGCGCCGTCGCCGCGCTGCTGCTGGTCGGCTGGCTGGCGTCGCGGCTGGGCTGGTCCTGCTCGCCGCTGATGTCGGGGCGCGGCGGGATCATCGAGGGCAACGTGCACGCCAGGCGCCAAGATGTACGTGTTCGCCTGGAGCCGGACCCGCGCCTGCAGGTGCGGGGGCTGGCGGGCCTGACGCTGTCCACCGCGTCAGGCCGCACCTACTCCCTGGACCGCGGCCCCGGCGGGCTGCGCGCGCACTTCGAGAACCGCCGTGGGGAGCAGCGCGACTGGACGATCCTCGGCGCCTCCCGCGGCGAGGCCGGCATCCTCGGCGAGGGCATCCGCCAGGCCCTGCTGCGCGACCAGACCTACAAGCCGGCCCTCGAAGCCGCGGCGCGCCTGCTGCCCTAG
- the zwf gene encoding glucose-6-phosphate dehydrogenase, producing the protein MATTDVRLGNEPEQDNPLVEGLERLPVHPTTLVLFGATGDLARRRLLPAIYNLAHEGALPERFNLIASSRSEMAHEEFAEQAAEAIRQFSRRPPDETVLKELLANVRYVAGTFDEDSVYEELGRHLDAFDDAAGQPLNRAFYLSTAPEFFPVIIGQLGNHALNAHEGAEVRAIIEKPFGTTLAEAKDLNRRVLSVFEERQLFRIDHYLGKETVQNVMAFRFANGLFEPVWNRNYIDRIEITAAEDLTIGTRAGYYDNAGALRDLVQNHMLQLLCNVAMEPPVHFAADEIRDEKVKVLRSVLKPTEATVDEIAVRAQYGPGTIGGVDVKGYLQEDGVPSDSNTETYAALRLEIDNWRWAGVPFYLRTGKSLARKVTEIAITLKPVPHLAFQQEGSVGVRPNQLILTMQPNEGVSLSLGAKIPGTRMRIRPVNMEFLYGTSFMSQSPEAYERLILDAMRGDATLFTRNDEVEAQWEICDPIVRKWEATPGPLPQYEAGTQGPAEAERLLEAGARWRAI; encoded by the coding sequence ATGGCGACCACCGACGTCAGGCTCGGCAACGAGCCGGAGCAGGACAACCCGCTCGTCGAAGGGCTCGAGCGGCTTCCGGTCCACCCCACGACGCTGGTGCTCTTCGGCGCGACGGGCGACCTCGCCCGTCGCAGGCTCCTCCCGGCGATCTACAACCTGGCCCACGAGGGCGCGCTGCCCGAGCGCTTCAACCTGATCGCGTCGTCGCGCAGCGAGATGGCCCACGAGGAGTTCGCCGAGCAGGCGGCCGAGGCGATCAGGCAGTTCTCGCGCCGCCCGCCGGACGAGACCGTGCTGAAGGAGTTGCTCGCCAACGTCCGCTACGTCGCGGGCACGTTCGACGAGGACTCGGTTTATGAGGAGCTCGGCAGGCACCTCGACGCCTTCGACGACGCGGCCGGCCAGCCGCTGAACCGCGCGTTCTACCTCTCGACGGCGCCGGAGTTCTTCCCGGTGATCATCGGGCAGCTGGGCAACCACGCGCTCAACGCGCACGAGGGCGCCGAGGTCCGGGCGATCATCGAGAAGCCGTTCGGAACCACGCTGGCCGAGGCGAAGGACCTCAACCGCAGGGTCCTGTCGGTCTTCGAGGAGAGGCAGCTCTTCCGCATCGACCACTACTTGGGCAAGGAGACCGTTCAGAACGTCATGGCGTTCCGGTTCGCCAACGGCCTCTTCGAGCCGGTGTGGAACCGCAACTACATCGACCGCATCGAGATCACCGCGGCCGAGGACCTGACGATCGGGACGCGCGCGGGCTACTACGACAACGCGGGCGCGCTGCGCGACCTGGTGCAGAACCACATGCTCCAGCTGCTGTGCAACGTGGCGATGGAGCCGCCGGTGCACTTCGCGGCCGACGAGATCCGCGACGAGAAGGTCAAGGTCCTGCGGTCGGTCCTGAAGCCGACGGAGGCGACGGTCGACGAGATCGCGGTCCGGGCCCAGTACGGGCCGGGGACGATCGGCGGCGTCGACGTCAAGGGCTACCTGCAGGAGGACGGCGTGCCGTCGGACTCCAACACGGAGACCTACGCGGCGCTGCGGCTGGAGATCGACAACTGGCGCTGGGCGGGCGTCCCGTTCTACCTGCGCACCGGCAAGTCGCTGGCGCGCAAGGTGACGGAGATCGCCATCACCTTGAAGCCGGTGCCGCACCTCGCCTTCCAGCAGGAGGGCTCGGTCGGCGTCCGCCCGAACCAGCTGATCCTGACGATGCAACCCAACGAGGGCGTGTCGCTGTCGCTCGGCGCGAAGATCCCAGGCACGCGGATGCGGATCCGGCCGGTCAACATGGAGTTCTTGTACGGCACGTCGTTCATGTCGCAGTCGCCCGAGGCCTACGAGCGGCTGATCCTCGACGCGATGCGCGGCGACGCCACGCTCTTCACCCGCAACGACGAGGTCGAGGCGCAGTGGGAGATCTGCGACCCGATCGTGAGGAAGTGGGAGGCGACGCCGGGGCCGCTGCCGCAGTACGAGGCCGGGACCCAGGGGCCGGCCGAGGCCGAGCGGCTGCTCGAGGCCGGCGCGCGCTGGCGGGCGATCTAA
- a CDS encoding diguanylate cyclase gives MASVIAEPPRDVPQSRKSRSRSPEVKAFTALLCGAAACLAAGALFPMTPEAPVRLASVFIVVALAMAAGTWFLIDRAPRRILLAEACVACVLNSVLVSQSATPGGAIADAFAYVWLTVYVAAFFPRAWWPYGLLVAAAFGGGLIGAGLDANLFSAWMVLSVSVLMAGFVVAMISRAMLGRMSTDALTGTLNRSGLHDAARRLRLRRRRDTPIVTVAALDLDGFKAVNDTNGHATGDRLLAEATAAWRSALRADDVLARTGGDEFIVLMPNTGPSEATAVLDRLRSAHPVAWSAGIAPWEADEPLAACIERADAALYEDKHASRAA, from the coding sequence ATGGCCAGCGTCATCGCCGAGCCACCCCGAGACGTGCCGCAGAGTCGTAAGAGCCGAAGTCGTTCCCCCGAGGTCAAGGCCTTCACCGCGCTGTTGTGCGGTGCCGCCGCCTGCCTGGCGGCCGGCGCGCTGTTCCCGATGACGCCGGAGGCGCCGGTGAGGCTGGCGTCGGTCTTCATCGTCGTCGCGCTGGCCATGGCCGCCGGGACGTGGTTCCTGATCGACAGGGCCCCGCGCCGGATCCTGCTCGCCGAGGCCTGCGTCGCGTGCGTGCTGAACTCCGTGCTGGTCTCGCAGTCCGCGACGCCCGGCGGCGCGATCGCCGACGCGTTCGCGTACGTGTGGCTGACCGTCTACGTCGCCGCGTTCTTCCCGCGCGCGTGGTGGCCGTACGGGCTGCTGGTCGCCGCGGCGTTCGGCGGCGGGCTGATCGGCGCCGGCCTCGACGCGAACCTCTTCTCCGCGTGGATGGTCCTGAGCGTGAGCGTCCTGATGGCGGGCTTCGTCGTCGCGATGATCTCGCGCGCGATGCTCGGCCGGATGTCGACCGACGCGCTGACCGGCACCCTGAACCGCTCCGGCCTGCACGACGCGGCGCGCCGGCTGCGGCTGCGCCGCCGCCGCGACACGCCGATCGTCACCGTCGCCGCGCTCGACCTCGACGGCTTCAAGGCCGTCAACGACACCAACGGCCACGCCACCGGCGACCGCCTGCTCGCCGAGGCGACCGCCGCCTGGCGCTCCGCGCTGCGCGCCGACGACGTCCTGGCCCGCACCGGCGGCGACGAGTTCATCGTGTTGATGCCCAACACCGGCCCCTCCGAGGCCACCGCCGTCCTCGACCGCCTCCGCTCCGCCCACCCCGTCGCCTGGTCGGCCGGCATCGCGCCCTGGGAAGCCGACGAGCCCCTCGCCGCCTGCATCGAACGCGCCGACGCCGCGCTGTACGAAGACAAGCACGCCTCCCGCGCGGCGTAG
- a CDS encoding DUF4097 family beta strand repeat-containing protein: protein MPTFPASGPINASISIHAGDVKIVASQRDDVVVDVVPRDPDRKADVRAAETARIELSGSKLEVKTTRQGLGWSRSGVVRVEIALPEGSRLDGHTEVGDLRTEGILGACTLKSGAGAIRLGTTGKLRVVSGAGDISVDHATGDVVAVTGTGALSFGAVSGDLIVKNGNGGTRAGVVDGLLKISAANGDVAIDVARQGATVKTANGSIRLGSVASGDVDLKTAFGTVEVGIAHGTAAKLDVKTTFGLLRQELEPSATPPSSVRTATVKARTSHGDITIRRAAGDGDGEAAAA, encoded by the coding sequence ATGCCCACCTTCCCTGCATCCGGCCCGATCAACGCCTCCATCTCGATCCACGCGGGCGACGTGAAGATCGTCGCGTCCCAGCGTGACGACGTCGTGGTCGACGTCGTTCCGCGCGATCCCGACCGCAAGGCCGACGTGAGGGCGGCGGAGACCGCTCGCATCGAGCTGAGCGGCAGCAAGTTGGAGGTGAAGACCACCCGGCAGGGCCTCGGGTGGTCGCGCTCCGGCGTCGTCCGCGTCGAGATCGCGTTGCCGGAGGGCTCGCGCCTCGATGGTCACACCGAGGTGGGCGACCTCCGGACCGAGGGCATCCTCGGGGCGTGCACGCTGAAGTCCGGCGCGGGCGCGATCCGGCTCGGGACGACCGGGAAGCTGCGCGTCGTGAGCGGAGCCGGCGACATCAGCGTCGACCACGCCACCGGTGACGTGGTGGCGGTGACCGGCACCGGTGCGCTGAGCTTCGGCGCCGTGAGCGGCGACCTGATCGTCAAGAACGGCAACGGCGGGACGAGGGCCGGAGTGGTCGACGGGTTGTTGAAGATCTCGGCGGCCAACGGCGATGTCGCGATCGATGTCGCGCGGCAGGGTGCGACCGTCAAGACCGCCAACGGCTCGATCCGCCTCGGCTCGGTGGCCTCGGGCGACGTCGACCTCAAGACCGCCTTCGGGACCGTCGAGGTCGGCATCGCCCACGGCACCGCGGCCAAGCTCGACGTCAAGACGACGTTCGGCCTCCTGCGCCAGGAGCTCGAGCCCTCCGCGACCCCGCCGTCCTCGGTGAGGACGGCGACCGTGAAGGCGCGCACCAGCCACGGCGACATCACGATCCGCCGTGCCGCCGGCGACGGCGACGGCGAGGCGGCGGCCGCCTAG
- a CDS encoding RNA polymerase sigma factor, translating to MPTLVPADDQSLVERAREGDEDAFAVLVRRYTPMLMRLARMYVPTDALAEDVVQETWVGVLRGIERFEGRSSFKTWLFRILVNRAKTRGVREHRSIPFASVGGGDGVEGSGEEGDGPTVDPSRFTREGAWTSAPADWHDDPELSLESDEVLRIAREAIAELPERQRIVITLRDLEGLSSDEVRNVLDLTETNQRVLLHRARAKVRRALEDWIAA from the coding sequence ATGCCGACCCTCGTACCCGCCGACGACCAGAGCCTGGTCGAGCGCGCGCGCGAGGGCGACGAGGACGCGTTCGCCGTGCTCGTGCGGCGCTACACGCCCATGTTGATGCGGTTGGCCCGGATGTACGTGCCGACCGACGCGCTCGCCGAGGACGTGGTCCAGGAGACGTGGGTCGGCGTGCTGCGCGGGATCGAGAGGTTCGAGGGCCGCTCGTCGTTCAAGACCTGGCTGTTCCGGATCCTCGTCAACCGCGCCAAGACGCGCGGGGTGCGCGAGCACCGCTCGATCCCGTTCGCCAGCGTCGGCGGCGGCGACGGCGTGGAGGGCTCGGGCGAGGAGGGCGACGGGCCGACCGTCGACCCGTCGCGGTTCACGCGCGAGGGCGCCTGGACGAGCGCGCCGGCCGACTGGCACGACGACCCGGAGCTGTCGCTGGAGAGCGACGAGGTGCTGCGGATCGCGCGCGAGGCGATCGCCGAGCTGCCCGAGCGCCAGCGGATCGTCATCACGCTGCGTGACCTCGAAGGGCTGTCGTCGGACGAGGTGCGAAACGTTCTCGACCTCACCGAGACCAACCAACGTGTTCTCCTGCATCGCGCCCGGGCCAAGGTCCGCAGGGCGCTGGAGGACTGGATCGCCGCATGA
- a CDS encoding c-type cytochrome produces MPKDVRSGPVIATFGVLVALFGVIATLVLVHNAGSRTVDGASLNASERHGAEVFGRTCGSCHALAASQAVGAVGPNLDYVQPTDAQIRSVIAKGSQGAYGVMPAGLLNGTDAADVAAYVAKVASRKKFN; encoded by the coding sequence ATGCCCAAAGACGTCCGCAGCGGCCCGGTCATCGCGACCTTCGGGGTGCTCGTGGCCCTCTTCGGCGTCATCGCCACGCTCGTCCTCGTCCACAACGCCGGCTCGCGCACGGTCGACGGTGCGAGCCTGAACGCATCCGAGCGCCACGGCGCCGAGGTCTTCGGCCGCACCTGCGGCTCCTGCCACGCGCTCGCCGCCAGCCAGGCGGTCGGCGCGGTCGGCCCGAACCTGGACTACGTCCAGCCCACCGACGCGCAGATCCGCTCAGTGATCGCCAAGGGCTCGCAGGGCGCCTACGGCGTCATGCCCGCCGGCCTGCTCAACGGCACCGACGCCGCCGACGTCGCGGCCTACGTCGCCAAGGTCGCCAGCCGCAAGAAGTTCAACTAG
- the tal gene encoding transaldolase yields MSNAASVNERLAALTAHGTSIWLDQIERELVEGGELARLVREDSLRGMTSNPAIFEKAILGSDHYDDQISQLAGEGADSRSIYQEVAIRDVQNAADVLRSVYDETKGYDGYVSFEVDPDLAFDTDRTIEQAQEYWGRVDRPNLMIKIPGTDEGLPAIEEALYLGLNINVTLLFKVEQYEKVIQAFIRGLERRLDEDKPVDNIHSVASFFVSRVDTEVDKRLEERGNTELQGRAGLANARAAYQLFLRYFKGDAFKKLADAGAPVQRPLWASTGVKNPKYPATLYVDGLAGPETVNTMPVATLEAAREQSEARGDEVKIDPSDELKALADAGIDMTDVTDKLLKDGVDAFVTPMTKLLEGIDEKRKAIA; encoded by the coding sequence ATGAGCAACGCAGCATCCGTCAACGAACGCCTCGCGGCACTGACCGCGCACGGCACGAGCATCTGGCTGGACCAGATCGAGCGCGAGCTGGTGGAGGGCGGAGAGCTCGCCCGCCTGGTCCGGGAGGACAGCCTCCGGGGCATGACGTCGAACCCCGCGATCTTCGAGAAGGCGATCCTCGGCTCCGACCACTACGACGACCAGATCTCACAGCTGGCCGGCGAGGGCGCCGACTCCCGCTCGATCTACCAGGAGGTCGCGATCCGCGACGTCCAGAACGCCGCCGACGTGCTGCGCTCGGTCTACGACGAGACCAAGGGCTATGACGGCTACGTGTCCTTCGAGGTCGACCCGGACCTCGCGTTCGACACCGACAGGACGATCGAGCAGGCCCAGGAGTACTGGGGCCGCGTCGACCGCCCCAACCTGATGATCAAGATCCCGGGCACCGACGAGGGCCTCCCGGCGATCGAGGAGGCCCTGTACCTCGGGTTGAACATCAACGTGACGTTGCTGTTCAAGGTCGAGCAGTACGAGAAGGTCATCCAGGCGTTCATCAGGGGGCTTGAGCGCCGCCTCGACGAGGACAAGCCGGTGGACAACATCCACTCGGTCGCGTCGTTCTTCGTCTCGCGCGTCGACACCGAGGTCGACAAGCGCCTGGAGGAGAGGGGCAATACGGAGCTGCAGGGCAGGGCCGGCCTGGCCAACGCCCGCGCCGCCTACCAGCTGTTCCTGAGGTACTTCAAGGGCGACGCCTTCAAGAAGCTCGCCGACGCCGGCGCGCCGGTCCAGCGCCCGCTGTGGGCGTCGACCGGGGTCAAGAACCCCAAGTACCCGGCGACCCTCTACGTCGACGGCCTCGCGGGGCCGGAGACCGTCAACACGATGCCGGTCGCCACGCTGGAGGCCGCGCGCGAGCAGTCCGAGGCCAGGGGCGACGAGGTCAAGATCGACCCGAGCGACGAGTTGAAGGCCTTGGCCGACGCGGGCATCGACATGACCGACGTCACCGACAAGCTGCTCAAGGACGGCGTCGACGCGTTCGTCACGCCGATGACCAAGCTGCTCGAAGGCATCGACGAGAAGCGGAAGGCGATCGCGTGA
- a CDS encoding histidine phosphatase family protein, with the protein MPGEVWLIRHAETDWAKAGKHTGRTDIPLNDEGREHAASLPGRLAGQSFALVLTSPLERARETAAIAGLGDEAVEDADLLEYNYGEYEGLTTPEIRESRPDWYLWRDGAPGGEMPDDVGARVDRVIARALAVDGDVALFAHGHVLRVLGSRWIEQPAALAGRLALGTGAICKLGFERETRVIRAWNLLS; encoded by the coding sequence ATGCCCGGCGAGGTCTGGCTCATCCGCCACGCCGAGACCGACTGGGCGAAGGCCGGCAAGCACACCGGGCGCACCGACATCCCGCTCAACGACGAGGGGCGCGAGCACGCGGCGTCGCTGCCCGGCCGGTTGGCGGGGCAGTCGTTCGCCCTGGTGCTGACCTCGCCGCTGGAGCGCGCGCGGGAGACCGCGGCGATCGCGGGACTGGGCGACGAGGCCGTCGAGGACGCCGACCTGTTGGAGTACAACTACGGCGAGTACGAGGGCCTGACGACCCCGGAGATCCGCGAGTCCCGGCCCGACTGGTACCTGTGGCGCGACGGCGCGCCCGGCGGCGAGATGCCCGACGACGTCGGCGCGCGAGTCGACCGCGTGATCGCGCGGGCGCTCGCGGTCGACGGCGACGTCGCGCTGTTCGCGCACGGCCACGTCCTGCGCGTGCTCGGCTCGCGCTGGATCGAGCAGCCGGCAGCGCTCGCGGGCCGCCTCGCGCTCGGCACCGGCGCGATCTGCAAGCTCGGCTTCGAGCGCGAGACGCGCGTCATCCGGGCCTGGAACCTCCTGAGCTAG
- a CDS encoding toxin-antitoxin system HicB family antitoxin: MDLAPYIEDLHRQLAAAAEAGGEDARALAERLTAPLDAAARLMLLEVLSAAAGEITSELAPGSVDVRLRGGDPELVVVPPPADDPAGEVAPHTSPAAAAPTTEDAATARINLRLPEALKARVEEAAAAAGLSVNAWLVRALGAAVDPQAAPPTRTHQGHQQPGGGGTFSGWVV, from the coding sequence ATGGACCTCGCGCCCTACATCGAAGACCTCCACCGCCAGCTCGCGGCCGCGGCCGAAGCCGGTGGGGAGGACGCGCGGGCGCTGGCCGAGCGGCTGACGGCCCCGCTCGACGCCGCCGCGCGGCTGATGCTGCTCGAGGTCCTGTCGGCGGCCGCGGGCGAGATCACCTCCGAGCTGGCCCCGGGCAGCGTCGACGTGCGGTTGCGCGGCGGCGACCCGGAGCTCGTCGTGGTCCCGCCGCCGGCCGACGACCCGGCGGGCGAGGTGGCTCCCCACACCTCGCCCGCCGCTGCAGCTCCCACGACGGAGGACGCCGCCACCGCGCGGATCAACCTCCGGCTCCCGGAGGCCCTCAAGGCGCGCGTCGAAGAGGCCGCCGCGGCCGCCGGGCTCAGCGTCAACGCGTGGCTCGTCCGCGCGCTCGGCGCGGCCGTCGACCCCCAGGCGGCACCGCCGACCCGGACGCACCAAGGCCACCAACAACCTGGTGGCGGCGGCACGTTCAGCGGCTGGGTCGTCTGA
- the gnd gene encoding phosphogluconate dehydrogenase (NAD(+)-dependent, decarboxylating): protein MAQIGFIGLGKMGGNMVARIKRDSEHEVVTFDFDAGAIDNTVKKGAVGAKSLADLVKKLEAPRLVWIMVPAGDPTQQTVDKLAKLLDKGDTIIDGGNSKWTDDMARGKELRKLGINYVDVGTSGGVWGLEVGYCMMVGGPNPAIRRLKPFLDILAPPPDEEHGPGWGHMGPTGAGHYVKMVHNGIEYGMMQSYAEGFNLFDASEFKLDNAKIAHLWMRGSVVRSWLCELAARAFELEGNDLEALEPVVAESGEGRWTVEDAVEKRIPMPVITAALYERYQSQGRGDFAAKVNAALRNQFGGHAVQRRADG, encoded by the coding sequence ATGGCGCAGATCGGCTTCATCGGCCTCGGCAAGATGGGCGGCAACATGGTCGCCCGCATCAAGCGCGACTCCGAGCACGAGGTCGTCACGTTCGACTTCGACGCGGGCGCGATCGACAACACCGTCAAGAAGGGCGCGGTCGGCGCGAAGTCGCTGGCCGACCTCGTCAAGAAGCTCGAGGCGCCGCGCCTGGTCTGGATCATGGTCCCGGCCGGCGACCCGACCCAGCAGACCGTCGACAAGCTCGCCAAGTTGTTGGACAAGGGCGACACGATCATCGACGGCGGCAACTCCAAGTGGACCGACGACATGGCGCGGGGCAAGGAGCTCAGGAAGCTCGGCATCAACTACGTGGACGTCGGGACGTCCGGCGGTGTCTGGGGCCTGGAGGTCGGCTACTGCATGATGGTCGGCGGCCCGAACCCGGCGATCAGGCGCCTCAAGCCGTTCCTCGACATCCTGGCGCCGCCGCCGGATGAGGAGCACGGCCCGGGCTGGGGCCACATGGGCCCGACCGGCGCCGGCCACTACGTCAAGATGGTGCACAACGGCATCGAGTACGGGATGATGCAGTCCTACGCCGAGGGCTTCAACCTCTTCGACGCGTCCGAGTTCAAGTTGGACAACGCGAAGATCGCGCACCTCTGGATGCGCGGGTCGGTCGTCCGGTCCTGGCTGTGCGAGCTCGCCGCGCGCGCGTTCGAGCTCGAGGGCAACGACCTCGAGGCGCTGGAGCCCGTCGTCGCCGAGTCCGGCGAGGGCCGCTGGACCGTGGAGGACGCGGTCGAGAAGCGGATCCCGATGCCGGTCATCACGGCCGCGCTGTACGAGCGCTACCAGTCCCAGGGCCGCGGCGACTTCGCCGCCAAGGTCAACGCGGCGCTGCGCAACCAGTTCGGCGGGCACGCCGTCCAGCGGCGCGCCGACGGCTAG
- the pgl gene encoding 6-phosphogluconolactonase, whose translation MAVQLVRQPDPETLARQAARDLIAAIAEAREARGVAHACLAGGSTPMRCYELLDGALEDWTGVHLWYGDERCVPFDDPESNHGQVKDRLRARGATWHPMPGTLGPAEGAREYSSELGSTVLDITHLGMGPDGHTASLFPNHPLLDAHGIAAGISDSPKPPPERITLTLSKLNESRRIVLLVTGEGKSEALARVMAGPDRTYPASLLDRTKLLVMADNAALPA comes from the coding sequence ATGGCCGTCCAACTCGTCCGTCAACCCGATCCGGAGACGCTCGCCCGCCAGGCCGCGCGCGACCTCATCGCCGCGATCGCCGAGGCCCGCGAGGCACGTGGGGTCGCGCACGCGTGCCTCGCCGGCGGCAGCACGCCGATGCGCTGCTACGAGCTGCTCGACGGCGCGCTGGAGGACTGGACCGGCGTGCACCTCTGGTACGGCGACGAGCGCTGCGTGCCGTTCGACGACCCGGAGTCCAACCACGGCCAGGTCAAGGACCGCCTGCGCGCCCGCGGCGCGACGTGGCACCCGATGCCCGGCACGCTCGGCCCGGCCGAGGGCGCGCGCGAGTACTCGAGCGAGCTCGGGTCGACGGTCCTCGACATCACCCACCTGGGGATGGGCCCCGACGGCCACACCGCCTCGCTGTTCCCCAACCACCCGCTGCTGGACGCGCACGGCATCGCGGCGGGGATCAGCGACTCGCCGAAGCCGCCGCCGGAGCGGATCACGCTGACGCTGAGCAAGCTCAACGAGTCCCGGCGGATCGTGCTGCTGGTGACCGGCGAGGGCAAGTCGGAGGCCTTGGCGCGCGTGATGGCCGGGCCGGACCGGACCTACCCCGCGTCGCTGCTGGACCGCACCAAGTTGTTGGTGATGGCCGACAACGCGGCGCTGCCCGCCTGA